One window of Triplophysa rosa linkage group LG8, Trosa_1v2, whole genome shotgun sequence genomic DNA carries:
- the rpp38 gene encoding ribonuclease P protein subunit p38, with translation MTSTPVSKRGKGKHMPVKTSLNNPYNIEWSPLNKEHEQFILNTLKDKITAVGLQKKRVNRFRDWGNRRRPNKKTPKPTEDHQLTPDSTESLQSTSKPSEPCWTSAAARKQLAIGINEVTKGLERNELSLVLVCNSVVPSHMIYHLIPLSKTRSVPSCQVPRLSKTIAGLLGLKCVLALGFKRDAEEFADVVASITPVVPPLNVVWAPTDLTPKSENVEEQAEEKHTETAKAQKRKLEEISDEASEGSPLILQPLKVKKIIPNSTKIRKPKKKVKQK, from the coding sequence ATGACGTCTACCCCAGTATCGAAGAGGGGAAAGGGGAAGCACATGCCAGTGAAAACATCCCTGAATAATCCATACAATATTGAGTGGAGCCCGCTGAACAAAGAACACGAGCAATTTATTCTGAACACACTTAAAGACAAAATAACTGCTGTTGGTCTTCAGAAAAAGCGGGTGAATAGGTTTCGTGATTGGGGCAACAGAAGGAGACCAAATAAAAAGACGCCAAAGCCCACCGAGGACCACCAACTAACCCCTGACTCCACTGAGAGCTTACAGAGCACATCAAAGCCTTCTGAACCGTGCTGGACCAGCGCAGCGGCGAGGAAACAGCTGGCCATTGGCATCAACGAGGTCACCAAGGGCTTGGAGAGGAATGAACTGAGTTTAGTGCTTGTTTGTAATTCGGTCGTGCCCTCACACATGATTTATCATCTAATCCCGTTGAGTAAAACGAGATCGGTTCCTTCATGCCAGGTGCCCCGTCTGAGCAAGACCATCGCGGGGCTGCTGGGACTCAAGTGCGTGTTGGCGCTGGGGTTCAAACGCGATGCAGAGGAGTTCGCAGATGTGGTCGCTTCCATCACACCCGTCGTTCCACCGCTCAACGTCGTTTGGGCTCCGACGGATTTAACGCCAAAATCGGAAAACGTGGAGGAACAAGCAGAGGAAAAACACACGGAGACCGCGAAGGCGCAAAAGAGGAAATTAGAAGAGATTTCGGACGAGGCCAGCGAGGGCTCTCCTCTAATCCTACAGCCTTTAAAAGTCAAGAAAATAATCCCCAATTCCACTAAAATAAGAAAACCGAAGAAGAAAGTAAAGCAAAAATGA
- the crot gene encoding peroxisomal carnitine O-octanoyltransferase, whose product MDNQIFESTAERTFQYQDSLPPLPVPSLQGTLSKYLDAVRPFASNEEFEATTAIVKRFEEGIGQHLHQKLLQRAKSRRNWLEDWWLDTAYLELRIPSQLNVNFGGPTAYLEHCWPAREGTQLERASMILWFTLQYWDLIRTDRLAIHKAGNMPFDMDQFRMLFCTCKVPGITKDTILNFFKTESEGPCPSHLVVMCRGRVFTFDGLCDGRILTPPELLRQLTYIKNYCEGEPEGDGVGALTTEERTRWAKAREYLISIDPANKTILETIQSSLFVLSLDDAKSYSTPENYSKLTQLALTGDPTIRWGDKSYNLLSFSDGTFGSNCDHAPYDAMVLVSHGYYVDQKLRASGGVWKGSQVVRDFSVPEELIFTVDERVRRDISLAKEQYQKSSQDLQVVSYAFTSFGKEAIKKRKLHPDTFVQLALQLAYYRLHGKPGSCYETATTRRFFHGRTETMRPCTVEVQHWCRTMLNPAATAEEKRRALHAAFNKHNKLMGEAQNGKGFDRHLLGLYLIAKEEGLPVHELYTDPLYAKSGGGGNFVLSTSLVGYTTVLGGVAPMVQHGYGFFYRIRDDRFVASCTAWKSSPETDAEALFQNITTSFHDIMHLTTLSNL is encoded by the exons ATGGATAATCAGATTTTCGAGTCCACTGCTGAGCGGACCTTTCAGTATCAGGACAGTCTGCCACCTCTACCTGTGCCGTCTTTACAGGGCACACTGAGCAAATACCTGGATGCAG TAAGGCCTTTTGCATCCAATGAGGAGTTTGAAGCCACAACAGCTATCGTGAAGCGCTTTGAGGAGGGCATCGGACAACACCTTCACCAGAAACTTCTCCAAAGAGCCAAATCTAGACGCAACTGG CTTGAGGACTGGTGGCTAGACACAGCTTATCTGGAGCTGCGCATTCCCTCTCAGCTCAATGTGAATTTTGGGGGTCCTACGGCGTACCTGGAGCACTGCTGGCCTGCACGGGAGGGCACCCAGCTGGAGAGGGCCAGTATGATTTTATGGTTCACCCTCCAGTATTGGGACCTCATCCGCAC AGATAGGCTAGCCATTCATAAAGCTGGAAATATGCCCTTCGACATGGATCAGTTCCGCATGCTCTTCTGCACCTGCAAGGTGCCTGGAATCACGAAGGACACCATCCTCAACTTCTTCAAAACAG AAAGTGAGGGTCCCTGCCCTTCTCATTTGGTGGTGATGTGCCGTGGGAGGGTCTTCACGTTTGATGGTCTCTGTGACGGTCGTATCCTAACTCCCCCCGAGCTGTTGAG GCAGCTCACGTACATTAAAAACTATTGTGAGGGTGAACCGGAAGGGGATGGAGTGGGTGCCCTGACCACAGAGGAAAGGACCCGCTGGGCCAAA GCACGGGAATATCTGATCTCCATTGATCCTGCGAATAAAACCATATTGGAAACCATTCAAAGTTCTCTGTTTGTACTGTCCCTGGATGATGCCAAATCTTATTCCACCCCTGAAAACTACTCAAAG CTGACCCAGCTGGCACTGACCGGTGACCCCACGATCCGCTGGGGAGATAAATCTTACAATCTCCTCTCCTTCTCTGATGGCACATTCGGTTCAAATTGTGAT CATGCTCCGTATGACGCAATGGTTTTGGTGTCTCATGGCTACTACGTAGACCAAAAGCTTAGGGCCAGTGGTGGAGTGTGGAAG GGTTCACAGGTTGTGCGTGACTTCAGTGTGCCAGAAGAACTTATATTTACTGTGGATGAAAGAGTGAGGAGAGACATCAGCCTGGCTAAAGAACAGTACCAAAAAAGT TCCCAGGACCTGCAGGTTGTCTCTTATGCTTTCACCTCCTTTGGAAAAGAAGCCATTAAGAAGAGAAAGCTTCACCCGGACACATTTGTCCAGCTCGCTCTGCAGTTAGCCTACTACAGACTTCATGGAAA GCCTGGTAGTTGTTATGAAACAGCCACCACGCGTCGTTTCTTTCACGGCCGCACGGAGACCATGAGGCCCTGCACCGTGGAGGTCCAGCACTGGTGTAGAACTATGCTCAACCCTGCAGCCACT GCTGAGGAGAAAAGACGAGCTCTACATGCGGCTTTCAACAAACATAACAAATTGATGGGAGAGGCACAGAATGGAAAAG GTTTTGACAGACATCTCCTGGGCTTGTACCTGATTGCTAAGGAGGAAGGTCTTCCTGTACATGAGCTCTATACAGACCCTCTCTATGCTAAGAG tGGAGGAGGAGGAAATTTTGTGTTATCTACAAGTCTCGTGGGCTACACTACTGTGCTGGGAGGAGTTGCACCCATGGTGCAACACGGTTATGGATTTTTCTACCGTATCCGTGATGACAG ATTTGTTGCGTCCTGTACCGCTTGGAAATCCAGTCCAGAGACAGATGCTGAAGCCCTTTTTCAGAACATCACAACGTCCTTCCACGATATCATGCACCTCACTACCCTCTCCAACCTGTAA
- the nmt2 gene encoding glycylpeptide N-tetradecanoyltransferase 2, translating to MMAEDSESAASQQSLELDDQDTCGIDGDNEEENEHMQGSPGGDLGAKKKKKKQKRKKEKPSSGGTKSDSASDSQDIKNPAIPMQKLQDIQRAMELLSTCQGPAKNIDEATKHKYQFWDTQPVPKLNEVVTTHGPIEPDKENIRQEPYSLPQGFMWDTLDLSNAEVLKELYTLLNENYVEDDDNMFRFDYSPNFLKWALRPPGWLHQWHCGVRVSSNKKLVGFISAIPADIHIYDTLKKMVEINFLCVHKKLRSKRVAPVLIREITRRVNLEGIFQAVYTAGVVLPKPVSTCRYWHRSLNPRKLVEVKFSHLSRNMTLQRTMKLYRLPDSTRTPGLRPMVEGDLKQVTSLLQKYLSKFHLRPVMGEEEVKHWFLPQENIIDTYVVEGSGGLLTDFISFYTLPSTVMHHPLHKSLKAAYSFYNVHTETQLMDLMNEALILAKLKGFDVFNALDLMDNKTFLEKLKFGIGDGNLQYYLYNWKCPPMDPEKVGLVLQ from the exons GAGTCCTGGAGGAGATCTTGGtgcaaagaagaagaaaaagaaacagaagagGAAGAAGGAGAAGCCAAGCTCAGGAGGAACCAAGTCTGACTCTGCCTCTGATTCTCAGGACATAAAG AACCCTGCCATTCCTATGCAGAAGCTGCAAGATATACAGAGAGCTATGGAGCTTCTGTCCACCTGTCAAGGTCCAGCCAAAAACATAGACGAGGCCACAAAGCACAAGTACCAATTCTGGGACACTCAACCTGTGCCCAAACTCA ATGAGGTAGTGACAACTCATGGGCCAATTGAGCCAGATAAAGAAAATATCAGACAAGAGCCATATTCCCTCCCACAGGGATTTATGTGGGATACACTGGATCTCAGCAACGCTGAAGTG CTGAAGGAGTTGTACACTTTGCTGAATGAAAATTATGTTGAGGATGATGACAACATGTTTAGATTCGACTATTCTCCTAACTTTCTGAAATG GGCGTTACGTCCCCCGGGTTGGCTGCACCAGTGGCACTGCGGTGTCAGGGTCTCCTCCAATAAAAAGCTTGTTGGGTTCATCAGTGCCATTCCTGCAGACATCCACATCTATGACAC GTTGAAGAAGATGGTGGAGATAAACttcctgtgtgtacataaaaaACTGCGTTCAAAGCGCGTCGCACCCGTGCTAATCCGAGAGATCACGCGGCGGGTGAATTTAGAAGGAATTTTCCAGGCTGTGTACACTGCTGGTGTGGTCCTGCCCAAACCCGTGTCCACATGCAG GTATTGGCATCGCTCTCTTAACCCCAGGAAGCTAGTAGAGGTGAAGTTCTCCCACCTCAGCCGAAACATGACGCTACAGCGAACAATGAAACTCTACAGATTACCCGAT AGTACACGTACCCCTGGTTTGAGGCCGATGGTAGAGGGAGACTTGAAGCAAGTGACTTCGCTGCTGCAGAAATACCTGAGCAAGTTTCACCTGCGACCTGTGATGGGTGAAGAGGAGGTCAAGCACTGGTTCCTACCACAGGAGAATATTATTGACACTTACGTAGTGGAG GGTTCTGGTGGGCTGCTAACAGACTTCATCAGTTTCTACACCCTGCCATCAACAGTGATGCATCATCCTCTGCACAAAAGCCTGAAGGCCGCTTATTCCTTTTACAATGTCCATACAGAGACGCAGCTCATGGACCTGATGAACGAAGCTCTCATCCTAGCCAAACTG AAaggttttgatgtttttaatgcGCTGGATCTAATGGACAATAAGACTTTCTTGGAAAAACTCAAGTTTGGGATTGGAGATGGTAACCTGCAGTATTATCTGTACAACTGGAAATGCCCCCCGATGGACCCAGAGAAA gttggtcttgttttacaGTAA
- the acbd7 gene encoding acyl-CoA-binding domain-containing protein 7: MTLQAEFDQYAEDVKKVKTRPTDQELLDLYGLYKQAIAGDINTGKPMLDMKGKAKWEAWNSRKGMSNEDAMNAYISLAKETIEKYGM, translated from the exons ATGACTTTGCAG GCGGAATTTGATCAATATGCAGAGGATGTAAAGAAAGTGAAGACCAGACCAACAGACCAGGAGCTGCTGGATTTATATGGCCTGTACAAGCAAGCTATTGCTGGGGACATTAATACTG GTAAACCAATGTTGGATATGAAAGGAAAAGCCAAATGGGAAGCATGGAATTCAAGAAAAG GTATGTCAAATGAAGATGCAATGAATGCCTACATTTCCCTGGCCAAGGAAACCATTGAAAAGTATGGAATGTGA